The Methyloferula stellata AR4 genome includes a window with the following:
- a CDS encoding cysteine rich repeat-containing protein: protein MSSRLFSSALAAALVVGLGTINVAADGLAARLQAIARSCDSDIQTYCSGTPAGGGRVVRCLGSNYMNVSATCRGTMASAMHDVCSSDLARLCPGSRLGAGEAEACLQAHIAELTGGCKSAADRLAAR, encoded by the coding sequence ATGTCATCTCGTTTATTTTCGTCTGCCCTTGCCGCTGCCCTTGTTGTTGGTCTCGGAACGATCAATGTCGCAGCGGATGGCCTCGCAGCCCGGCTCCAAGCCATCGCGAGATCCTGCGATTCCGATATCCAGACCTATTGCTCCGGCACGCCGGCGGGCGGTGGTCGTGTCGTCCGCTGTCTCGGCTCGAATTACATGAACGTGTCGGCAACCTGCCGCGGCACGATGGCCTCGGCCATGCACGACGTTTGCAGTTCGGATCTTGCCCGGCTTTGCCCCGGCAGCAGGCTCGGCGCCGGCGAAGCGGAGGCCTGCTTGCAGGCACATATCGCCGAGTTGACGGGTGGCTGCAAATCGGCCGCCGATCGTCTCGCGGCCCGCTGA
- a CDS encoding NAD-dependent epimerase/dehydratase family protein: MHILVTGTAGFIGFHVARRLLDEGHEVTGIDGFTPYYDLALKEKRQALLAGKPGFHAHRLLLEDMETLQGAYGTGFDLVFHFAAQAGVRYSLDNPRAYVDANLTGTFNLLECMRRAPPRHALLASTSSVYGANRSIPFREIDRADHPLTLYAATKKANEEMAHAYAHLFAIPVTMLRFFTVYGPWGRPDMALYKFVSALFEDRPIDLYNHGDMRRDFTFIDDLAAAILRLSAVIPPAPGPQRQKTTEGDSLSPEAPWRVVNIGAGSPVSLPDFVSAIEAATGRCAKRHLMDMQPGDVPETYANTDLLAHLTGYRPSTPLSIGVPAFVDWYRGYYGM, encoded by the coding sequence ATGCACATTCTCGTGACCGGAACGGCCGGTTTCATCGGTTTTCACGTCGCCCGGCGGCTCTTGGACGAAGGCCATGAGGTCACCGGCATCGACGGCTTCACGCCTTATTACGACCTCGCCCTCAAGGAGAAGCGTCAGGCGCTCCTCGCCGGCAAGCCGGGATTTCACGCCCATCGGCTGCTGCTTGAGGATATGGAGACGTTGCAGGGCGCCTATGGCACGGGATTCGACCTCGTCTTCCATTTCGCCGCGCAGGCGGGCGTGCGCTACAGCCTCGACAATCCGCGCGCCTATGTCGACGCCAATCTCACCGGCACCTTCAACCTTCTCGAATGCATGCGCCGCGCGCCGCCACGCCATGCGCTGCTGGCCTCGACCTCCTCGGTCTATGGCGCCAATCGCTCCATCCCCTTCCGGGAGATAGATCGCGCCGATCATCCGCTGACGCTTTATGCCGCGACGAAAAAGGCCAATGAGGAGATGGCGCATGCCTATGCGCATCTCTTCGCAATTCCGGTGACGATGCTGCGTTTCTTCACGGTTTACGGCCCCTGGGGCCGTCCGGACATGGCGCTTTATAAATTCGTGTCGGCGCTCTTCGAGGACCGGCCGATCGATCTCTATAATCATGGCGACATGCGGCGCGACTTCACCTTTATCGACGATCTCGCCGCGGCGATCCTACGCCTTTCGGCGGTGATCCCACCGGCTCCCGGGCCGCAGCGGCAAAAGACGACGGAAGGCGACTCGCTTTCGCCCGAAGCACCATGGCGCGTGGTGAACATAGGCGCCGGAAGCCCAGTCTCGCTGCCAGATTTCGTCAGCGCCATCGAGGCGGCGACCGGCAGATGCGCCAAACGCCATTTGATGGATATGCAGCCCGGCGATGTGCCCGAAACCTATGCCAACACCGATCTTCTTGCGCATCTGACCGGATACCGGCCATCGACACCACTGAGTATTGGTGTTCCGGCCTTCGTCGACTGGTACCGCGGCTATTACGGAATGTGA
- the hemA gene encoding 5-aminolevulinate synthase has protein sequence MGYRHFFEDAIGRLKTEQRYRVFADLERDAELFPLAHWHRSPGQIEDVVIWCSNDYLCMGRHPEVIGAMAEAAAHYGVGAGGTRNISGTNHPLVELESELAQLHGKDNALVFTSGWISNLAAISTIADCLPNCLILSDALNHNSMIEGIKRSSAERKIFRHNDLDHLEELLQAAGPERNKLIVFESLYSMNGDIAPIGKIADLAERYNAMTYMDEVHAVGLYGAHGGGIAERDGVMHRIDVIEGTLAKGFGTLGGYIAADSMIIDAVRSYAPSFIFTTALPPAVAKAACTAVKLLKNGAEWRAQHQRQSMLTKHALSAAGLPVMPNHSHIVPVFVGDAERCKAASDMLLERHGIYIQPINYPTIPKTTERLRITPTPLHTDAHIVHLVESLVDVWKALKLPFVVEPKIVEFKRETVDARCTFPEFKRAAE, from the coding sequence ATGGGGTACCGGCACTTCTTCGAGGACGCGATTGGCCGCCTGAAAACCGAACAGCGCTATCGCGTCTTTGCCGATCTTGAACGCGACGCCGAGCTGTTTCCGCTCGCCCACTGGCATCGCAGCCCCGGCCAGATAGAAGATGTCGTCATCTGGTGTTCCAACGACTACTTGTGCATGGGCCGGCATCCCGAAGTGATCGGCGCCATGGCGGAAGCCGCGGCGCATTATGGCGTCGGCGCCGGCGGCACCCGCAATATTTCGGGTACCAACCATCCGCTCGTCGAACTCGAGTCGGAGCTGGCGCAGCTGCATGGCAAGGATAACGCGCTGGTCTTCACCTCCGGCTGGATTTCCAATCTCGCGGCCATTTCGACGATCGCGGATTGTCTGCCGAATTGTCTCATCCTGTCGGATGCCTTGAACCATAATTCGATGATCGAGGGCATCAAGCGGTCCTCGGCCGAGCGCAAGATCTTCCGCCACAACGATCTCGATCATCTCGAAGAATTGCTGCAGGCCGCCGGGCCCGAGCGCAACAAGCTGATCGTCTTCGAAAGCCTTTATTCCATGAATGGCGATATCGCGCCGATCGGCAAGATCGCCGATCTCGCCGAGCGCTATAATGCGATGACCTATATGGACGAGGTTCATGCCGTCGGCCTCTATGGCGCGCATGGCGGCGGTATTGCCGAGCGCGACGGCGTGATGCATCGCATCGACGTTATCGAAGGCACGCTCGCCAAGGGCTTTGGCACGCTCGGCGGCTATATCGCCGCCGACAGCATGATCATCGATGCGGTGCGTTCCTATGCGCCGTCCTTTATTTTCACGACCGCGCTGCCTCCGGCCGTCGCAAAAGCGGCCTGCACGGCCGTCAAGCTCCTGAAGAACGGCGCCGAATGGCGGGCCCAGCATCAGCGTCAGTCGATGCTGACGAAACATGCTCTGAGCGCGGCGGGCCTCCCTGTGATGCCGAACCACTCGCATATCGTGCCAGTGTTCGTCGGCGACGCAGAGCGGTGCAAAGCCGCGTCCGACATGCTGCTCGAACGCCACGGCATCTATATCCAGCCGATCAATTATCCGACGATTCCGAAAACCACCGAGCGCCTGCGCATCACGCCGACGCCTTTGCACACGGACGCGCATATCGTGCATCTCGTCGAATCGCTCGTCGATGTCTGGAAGGCGCTGAAGCTGCCTTTCGTCGTCGAGCCGAAGATCGTCGAATTCAAGCGCGAGACGGTGGACGCCCGCTGCACCTTCCCGGAATTCAAACGCGCTGCCGAATAA